One genomic segment of Fusobacterium mortiferum ATCC 9817 includes these proteins:
- the prfB gene encoding peptide chain release factor 2 (programmed frameshift) — protein sequence MDILDIKREFSEYKKKIEDIRGSLDLEKRENKIAELEKKTMEDNFWSDKRTSSAIIKEMNGEKELVAEFKNLVAELENEEVLIEFVEQGETDFQEELEEKHIILGKDVEHFDTRLLLDGEYDSNNAIVTIHSGAGGTEACDWADMLYRMYSRWCSDKKYKISEMDFMPGDSVGIKSITFMVEGMNAFGYLKSEKGVHRLVRISPFDANKKRHTSFASVEVVPEVDDSIEVNIDPSDIRIDTYRASGAGGQHVNMTDSAVRITHFPTGIVVTCQRERSQLSNRETAMKLLKSKLIELEMKKKEEELKKLQGEQSDIGWGNQIRSYVFQPYTLVKDHRTNCESGNIKAVMDGDIDIFINGYLRWNKNR from the exons TTGGATATACTAGATATAAAGAGAGAGTTTTCTGAATACAAAAAAAAGATAGAAGATATTAGGGGGTCTCTT GACTTAGAAAAAAGAGAAAATAAGATAGCAGAGCTTGAGAAAAAAACTATGGAGGATAACTTTTGGAGTGATAAGAGAACAAGTTCAGCTATAATAAAAGAGATGAATGGAGAGAAGGAGCTAGTAGCTGAGTTTAAAAACTTGGTGGCAGAGCTTGAAAATGAAGAGGTACTAATAGAGTTTGTAGAACAGGGAGAAACTGATTTTCAAGAGGAGCTAGAGGAGAAACATATTATCTTAGGAAAAGATGTAGAACATTTTGATACTAGACTTCTATTAGACGGGGAGTATGACTCAAATAATGCAATAGTTACTATACATTCTGGAGCTGGTGGTACAGAGGCTTGTGACTGGGCTGATATGCTATATAGAATGTATTCAAGATGGTGTAGTGACAAAAAGTATAAGATTAGTGAGATGGATTTTATGCCTGGGGATAGCGTAGGGATAAAATCAATAACTTTTATGGTAGAGGGAATGAATGCCTTTGGATATCTAAAGAGTGAAAAGGGAGTACATAGACTTGTAAGAATATCTCCTTTTGATGCTAATAAAAAAAGACATACTTCCTTTGCTTCAGTTGAGGTAGTACCAGAGGTAGATGATAGTATTGAGGTAAATATCGACCCATCAGATATTAGAATAGATACATATAGAGCTAGTGGAGCAGGGGGACAACACGTAAATATGACTGACTCAGCTGTCAGAATCACACATTTCCCAACAGGCATAGTTGTTACTTGCCAAAGAGAGAGATCTCAATTAAGTAATAGAGAGACTGCTATGAAGCTTTTAAAATCTAAACTAATAGAGTTAGAGATGAAAAAGAAAGAGGAAGAGCTTAAAAAGTTACAAGGAGAACAAAGTGATATAGGTTGGGGAAACCAAATACGTTCATATGTATTCCAGCCTTATACATTAGTAAAAGACCACAGAACAAATTGTGAATCTGGAAATATTAAAGCTGTAATGGATGGAGATATTGATATTTTTATTAATGGATATTTAAGATGGAATAAAAATAGATAA
- a CDS encoding murein L,D-transpeptidase catalytic domain family protein codes for MLKKIVTGLVLCGSLLFGADLSCEENIKTIYKDLGIENKLEYSTFLKAIQGYNRIEDKKAGYITIIDFSKPSNEERFFVIDLENKKVDFSTYVTHGKNSGLGTAVKFSNNPNSYQSSLGFYLTKNTYEGSNGYSLRLLGLEPGINSNAMDRNIVVHGADYATKEFMDKYGFLGRSLGCPAIPEEISKEVIDYIKGGTVLYINGNDETYYAKSKYVQL; via the coding sequence ATGTTGAAAAAAATAGTTACTGGACTTGTATTGTGTGGAAGTTTATTATTTGGTGCTGATTTAAGTTGTGAAGAGAATATAAAAACAATTTACAAAGATTTAGGTATAGAGAATAAGTTAGAATACTCTACATTTTTAAAAGCTATTCAAGGTTATAATAGAATTGAAGATAAAAAAGCTGGTTATATTACAATAATAGATTTTTCTAAACCTTCTAATGAAGAAAGATTTTTTGTAATAGATTTAGAAAATAAGAAAGTTGATTTTTCTACATATGTAACTCATGGGAAAAACAGTGGACTTGGTACAGCTGTAAAATTTTCAAATAATCCTAACTCTTATCAAAGCTCACTTGGATTTTATCTTACTAAAAATACATATGAGGGAAGTAATGGTTACTCTCTAAGGTTATTAGGGCTTGAGCCTGGTATAAATTCTAATGCTATGGATAGAAATATTGTAGTACATGGAGCTGACTATGCTACAAAGGAGTTTATGGATAAATATGGGTTTTTAGGTAGAAGTTTAGGTTGTCCTGCTATCCCAGAAGAGATATCTAAAGAGGTTATTGATTATATAAAAGGTGGAACTGTTCTATATATCAATGGAAATGATGAAACTTATTATGCTAAGAGTAAATATGTTCAACTTTAA
- a CDS encoding manganese efflux pump MntP encodes MYFIETILIGISLAMDAFAICLCQGLTTKENKEILALKLGITFGAFQAIMPWLGYSVGNIFSSKVSTYGNILAFIILLLIGINMIKEGKEEEKCEVLIGLKALLGLGIATSIDALAVGLSFAMNGQEKIYLSVGIIGIVTFIISVIGTNLGSKVGELLGSKAHYFGGIVLILIGVKSLIG; translated from the coding sequence ATGTATTTTATAGAAACAATATTAATAGGTATAAGTTTAGCAATGGATGCCTTTGCTATATGTCTTTGTCAAGGATTGACGACTAAAGAAAATAAAGAGATTTTAGCACTGAAATTAGGAATAACATTTGGAGCTTTTCAGGCTATAATGCCATGGTTAGGGTATAGTGTAGGGAATATTTTTAGTAGTAAGGTTTCAACTTATGGAAATATTTTAGCTTTTATTATCCTACTTTTAATAGGTATAAATATGATAAAAGAAGGAAAAGAAGAGGAGAAATGTGAAGTTTTAATAGGGTTAAAGGCTCTATTAGGATTAGGAATAGCTACAAGTATAGATGCTTTAGCAGTAGGACTTTCTTTTGCTATGAATGGACAAGAAAAAATATATTTATCAGTTGGAATAATAGGAATAGTAACATTTATCATTTCAGTGATAGGAACAAATTTAGGAAGCAAGGTAGGAGAGTTATTAGGGAGCAAGGCTCACTATTTTGGTGGAATCGTTTTAATATTAATTGGAGTAAAATCGTTAATAGGATAA
- a CDS encoding CaiB/BaiF CoA transferase family protein → MKILQGLKILDFTTLLPGPYATLMLGDMGAEIIKISSPDKPDIVADYPPYTEDENLSANQAWLGRTKKNLFLNLKTQEGVDIVKKLVKEYDIVIEQFRPGVMKKLGLGYEELKEINPRLIYCSLTGYGQTGAMKDRAGHDINYLARSGNMSYSGRKGIGPVLTNMQIADIGVGSLHSVIGILSAVYHRTLTGEGQYIDISMFDGLLPFHAMEGAAFLLDGIEPVREETRLNGGSAYDFYETKDGRYISVGSLEPKFWSGFCDAIGAPHLIENGVMPENISKLKREIREIFLTKDLREWIEIFKNKDVCVEPVQNLKEVLLEDEHVKDRELVVEVPVMNSEKKIKQIATPIKFSKTPIEYSDSGYPLGYHTDKILEKLGYSKEDIKKLKEKNVI, encoded by the coding sequence ATGAAAATATTACAAGGTTTAAAAATTTTAGATTTTACAACTCTTTTACCTGGACCGTATGCTACACTTATGCTAGGAGATATGGGAGCAGAGATTATAAAGATTAGTTCTCCAGATAAGCCAGATATAGTGGCTGACTATCCTCCATACACAGAGGATGAAAATTTATCAGCTAATCAAGCTTGGTTAGGTAGAACTAAAAAAAATCTATTTCTAAATTTAAAAACTCAAGAAGGAGTAGATATAGTAAAAAAATTAGTAAAAGAGTATGATATTGTAATAGAACAATTTAGACCAGGGGTAATGAAAAAATTAGGACTTGGGTATGAAGAGTTAAAAGAGATAAATCCTAGATTAATCTACTGTTCTCTCACTGGTTATGGACAAACTGGAGCTATGAAAGATAGAGCAGGGCATGATATTAACTATCTAGCAAGAAGTGGGAATATGAGTTATTCAGGAAGAAAGGGAATAGGACCTGTATTGACTAATATGCAGATAGCAGATATAGGAGTAGGTTCTTTACATTCTGTAATAGGGATTCTTTCAGCTGTATATCATAGAACACTTACAGGAGAGGGACAATATATAGATATATCTATGTTTGATGGACTTTTACCATTTCATGCTATGGAAGGAGCAGCTTTTTTATTAGATGGAATAGAACCTGTTAGAGAGGAAACTAGATTAAATGGTGGAAGTGCCTATGATTTTTATGAAACAAAAGATGGTAGATATATAAGTGTAGGTTCATTAGAGCCAAAGTTTTGGAGTGGATTTTGTGATGCAATAGGAGCACCACATCTAATTGAAAATGGTGTTATGCCAGAAAATATTTCTAAATTAAAAAGAGAGATAAGAGAGATTTTTCTTACTAAAGACTTGAGAGAGTGGATAGAGATATTTAAGAATAAAGATGTCTGTGTAGAGCCAGTACAAAATTTAAAAGAAGTACTATTAGAAGATGAGCATGTAAAAGATAGAGAGCTGGTAGTAGAAGTTCCTGTAATGAATAGTGAGAAAAAAATAAAACAGATAGCTACTCCTATAAAATTTTCAAAAACTCCAATAGAGTATAGTGATAGTGGTTATCCACTTGGGTATCACACAGATAAAATATTAGAAAAATTAGGATATTCTAAAGAAGATATAAAAAAATTAAAAGAGAAAAATGTAATATAG
- a CDS encoding AAA family ATPase, producing the protein MRGIGIGLSDFKELITEKSFYVDKTKFIEDIVKDITKVQLITRPRRFGKTLNMSMLKYFFDIENKENNRKLFEGLYIENSSVIEEQGKYPVIFLSFKDIKADNVEKMFVCIKSVISDLFEKYKYIRESLDERNIEIFDRIWKREEEDYSSSLIFLSKCLKEYYKQDVILLIDEYDTPMVSAYEGGYYDEVKNFFTGLFGSALKENPFLKKAVLTGIMRISKENIFSGLNNVKVNSILEENFAEYFGITEKEVENSLREYQLEERLPEVQKWYNGYNFGGVRVYNPFSITNFLDRKRIMPYWVNTSSNSLINKVLREVNSLIFDELSKLFQRETINKTIDIYSNFDELKNPEQIWYLLTNAGYLTPVEEVDFGKYSIKIPNEEVHYFFERDFISNFLGSIDGFDKALEYLLEGNLEEFSYELENIMLTNVSCFDFNSSSKESHYHVFILGMLLGLRRKYYVRSNRESRRGRYDLMIEPRDKSKEKNALIIELKVAENEEELVRVSEEALAQIESKKYDVELRDKGIENIILVGMSFYQRNFKVIGYKK; encoded by the coding sequence ATGAGAGGGATAGGTATAGGATTATCAGATTTTAAAGAGCTGATAACAGAGAAGAGTTTTTATGTAGATAAGACAAAATTTATAGAAGATATAGTAAAAGATATAACAAAAGTTCAATTGATAACAAGACCACGAAGATTTGGAAAGACATTAAATATGTCAATGTTAAAATATTTTTTTGATATAGAGAACAAAGAAAATAATAGAAAACTTTTTGAAGGTTTGTATATAGAAAATTCTTCAGTAATAGAGGAGCAAGGGAAATATCCAGTAATATTTTTATCTTTTAAGGATATTAAGGCAGACAATGTTGAAAAGATGTTTGTATGTATAAAGTCAGTTATTTCAGACTTATTTGAGAAATATAAATATATTAGAGAGAGTCTAGATGAGAGAAACATAGAGATTTTTGATAGGATTTGGAAAAGAGAAGAAGAGGATTACAGTAGTTCATTAATTTTTTTATCAAAATGTTTAAAAGAGTATTACAAACAAGATGTGATTTTGTTGATAGATGAATATGACACACCAATGGTATCAGCTTATGAGGGTGGATATTATGATGAGGTAAAGAATTTTTTTACAGGACTGTTTGGGAGTGCTTTGAAAGAAAATCCTTTTCTAAAGAAGGCGGTACTCACTGGAATAATGAGAATATCTAAGGAAAATATATTTTCTGGATTGAATAATGTCAAAGTAAACTCAATACTGGAGGAAAATTTTGCAGAGTATTTTGGGATAACAGAGAAAGAGGTAGAGAATTCTCTGAGGGAATATCAACTAGAAGAGAGATTGCCAGAGGTACAAAAGTGGTATAATGGATATAACTTTGGGGGAGTAAGAGTGTATAATCCCTTTAGTATAACTAATTTTTTGGATAGAAAGAGGATAATGCCATACTGGGTAAATACTTCAAGTAATAGCTTGATAAATAAAGTTTTAAGAGAAGTAAATAGTTTAATATTTGATGAGTTATCAAAGCTATTTCAGAGAGAAACTATAAATAAAACAATAGATATATATTCAAACTTTGATGAGTTGAAAAATCCAGAGCAAATATGGTATCTATTGACAAATGCAGGATATTTAACCCCAGTAGAAGAGGTAGATTTTGGAAAGTACAGTATCAAGATACCAAATGAAGAGGTACACTATTTCTTTGAGAGAGATTTTATTAGTAATTTTTTAGGAAGTATAGATGGATTTGATAAGGCATTAGAGTATCTATTAGAGGGAAATCTAGAAGAGTTTAGCTATGAGTTGGAAAATATTATGCTGACAAATGTAAGTTGTTTTGATTTTAACTCAAGTTCAAAGGAGAGCCATTATCATGTATTTATCTTGGGAATGTTGTTGGGATTAAGAAGAAAATATTATGTACGTTCAAATAGGGAGAGCAGGAGAGGAAGATATGATTTGATGATAGAACCACGAGATAAGAGCAAAGAAAAGAATGCCTTGATAATAGAGCTCAAGGTAGCAGAAAATGAGGAAGAGTTAGTAAGAGTAAGCGAAGAAGCCTTAGCACAGATAGAGAGTAAAAAATATGATGTGGAGTTAAGAGATAAAGGAATAGAAAATATTATCTTAGTAGGAATGTCATTCTATCAAAGAAATTTTAAAGTGATAGGGTATAAAAAATAA
- the fomA gene encoding major outer membrane protein FomA has protein sequence MKRLALLLGSLLVVTAAASAKEVVPAPVVVEEAPVQIVEKEVIVYRDKEEGFRPNGNIGLEYKYYGETEGQDYDLNETKDNGAWNGANKYSRLQLAGAVNMTENQRFEFRVRDYNDLQDASSNPVRPNQEKTGTETRLRYYYNHGLIGDSKVDLASRVEYFDYTDNDQRVEYQARFDFGAYLFDNDFIKTDYFIVAPKVGYRWGQGNDADYSQRYGFDIETKHLFPYGFDIELNIYNTYLAYGTSQGTAPDTYKDNIETDVELYLHYNANLYTQDKWSVDLGTEWGYDPYNAYNKRTHDRAYYLKADQWITATYQATEFVSVYGTLGAEYGNFAVTAEHDATNWRWQPYAALGFNVAF, from the coding sequence ATGAAAAGATTAGCACTTTTATTAGGTTCTTTATTAGTAGTAACTGCAGCTGCTTCAGCTAAAGAAGTTGTACCAGCTCCAGTAGTAGTAGAGGAAGCTCCAGTTCAAATAGTAGAGAAAGAAGTAATCGTATACAGAGATAAAGAAGAAGGATTCAGACCAAATGGAAATATTGGATTAGAGTACAAATATTATGGTGAAACTGAAGGGCAAGATTATGATTTAAATGAAACTAAAGATAATGGTGCATGGAATGGTGCAAATAAATATTCAAGATTACAACTTGCTGGAGCAGTTAATATGACTGAAAACCAAAGATTTGAATTCAGAGTAAGAGATTACAATGATTTACAAGATGCATCATCAAATCCAGTTAGACCAAATCAAGAAAAAACTGGAACTGAAACAAGATTAAGATACTATTATAATCATGGATTAATTGGAGATTCTAAAGTTGATTTAGCATCAAGAGTTGAGTATTTTGATTATACTGATAATGATCAAAGAGTAGAATATCAAGCAAGATTTGATTTTGGAGCATATTTATTTGATAATGATTTTATTAAAACAGATTATTTTATAGTTGCTCCAAAAGTTGGATATAGATGGGGACAAGGAAATGATGCTGATTATAGTCAAAGATATGGATTTGATATTGAAACTAAACACTTATTCCCATATGGATTTGATATTGAGTTAAATATTTATAATACTTATTTAGCTTATGGAACATCTCAAGGAACAGCTCCTGATACATACAAAGATAATATAGAAACTGATGTAGAGTTATACTTACATTATAATGCAAATTTATATACTCAAGATAAATGGAGTGTTGATTTAGGAACTGAGTGGGGATATGATCCATATAATGCTTATAATAAGAGAACTCATGATAGAGCTTATTATTTAAAAGCTGACCAATGGATTACTGCTACATATCAAGCAACTGAATTTGTTTCAGTTTATGGAACTTTAGGAGCAGAGTATGGAAACTTTGCAGTTACAGCTGAACATGATGCTACTAACTGGAGATGGCAACCATATGCTGCATTAGGATTCAACGTAGCATTCTAG
- a CDS encoding cyclically-permuted mutarotase family protein, whose protein sequence is MKKILFAAIVSSLILAGCSSTNVVERKNVDRKITWEVGGHLPAQKGYEKNIGTAGVLYGSLEGKYIVVGGGANFPIKPVAQGGPKFLYSDVYVLTENNGEVTVVEHTNLPHEIGYGASVTTPTGIYYIGGAANAEQDNDIWFLSMKDGKLDMKKVGDLPFTFQNGGAVEKDGKLYVHTGKQAGQASNKFYSYDLTTQEVKELAPVPGETRTQSVSQLLNGELYVFGGGNSKAFVDGYKYNFETNTWTEVAPVIINGKEVSVLGANSVKLNESEMMVIGGFEKQLWNDANYYLGNLKGDELANYKAGYFGADPYEFGWNRDVLVYNADTNTWKTIGEIPFDAPCGEGLVLLGNKIFSINGEIKPGVRTDRVFTGTIIAK, encoded by the coding sequence ATGAAAAAAATTTTATTTGCTGCAATAGTATCATCACTTATCTTAGCTGGATGTTCATCTACAAATGTTGTTGAGAGAAAAAATGTAGATAGAAAAATCACTTGGGAAGTAGGAGGACATTTACCAGCACAAAAAGGATATGAAAAAAATATAGGTACAGCTGGTGTACTATATGGTTCTCTTGAAGGAAAATACATAGTTGTTGGTGGAGGAGCTAATTTCCCTATAAAACCTGTTGCTCAAGGTGGACCTAAATTTTTATACTCAGATGTTTATGTATTAACAGAAAATAATGGAGAGGTTACAGTTGTAGAGCACACTAACCTACCTCACGAAATAGGATACGGAGCTTCTGTTACTACTCCTACAGGAATTTACTATATAGGTGGAGCAGCTAATGCTGAGCAAGATAACGATATCTGGTTCTTATCGATGAAAGATGGAAAATTAGATATGAAAAAAGTTGGAGATTTACCTTTCACATTCCAAAATGGTGGAGCTGTTGAAAAAGATGGAAAACTTTATGTACATACAGGTAAACAAGCTGGACAGGCTTCTAATAAATTCTACTCTTATGATTTAACTACTCAAGAAGTTAAAGAATTAGCTCCAGTTCCTGGAGAAACTAGAACTCAATCTGTTTCTCAATTATTAAATGGAGAGCTATATGTATTTGGTGGAGGAAACTCTAAAGCATTTGTAGATGGATACAAATATAATTTTGAAACTAATACTTGGACAGAAGTTGCTCCAGTTATAATCAATGGAAAAGAAGTATCAGTATTAGGAGCTAACTCTGTAAAATTAAATGAAAGTGAAATGATGGTAATTGGTGGATTTGAAAAACAACTTTGGAATGACGCTAACTACTATTTAGGAAACTTAAAAGGTGACGAATTAGCTAATTATAAAGCTGGATATTTCGGAGCTGATCCTTATGAGTTTGGATGGAATAGAGATGTATTAGTTTACAATGCTGATACTAATACTTGGAAAACTATTGGTGAAATTCCATTTGATGCACCTTGTGGAGAAGGGCTAGTTTTATTAGGAAATAAAATATTCTCTATCAATGGAGAAATCAAACCAGGAGTAAGAACTGACAGAGTATTTACTGGAACAATTATAGCTAAATAG
- a CDS encoding ATP-dependent nuclease translates to MYLKELKIKNWQCVENTEVKFENLMLFIGQSNSGKSSIMSAIMFFLGYRNFRVRDLRNGATFLSLEGRFYNYFNKTFKLNSIDISNKNIWLKVEKSLDEEIRYFVLYNNIWTKITKEEYCYIAESVPILFIPSFSEKEQTEFFIYSLLKILESKKVNQPEALNRIIDTFNELQSEYTSRGLYRNLIFEIFCSLAQYSKKNEHSILENTLILFEEPELYLHPQKQKELFSNICILTKLGNQIYVSTHSNNFINLHMYKSICIVRKEEKIGTKAFQFKGYLFSGDEIKNFNMNYWINPDRSEIFFAKKVILVEGQTDKIVLGYLSKRLGIYKYDYSILECGSKSLIPQFIKLLNVFKIPYVAVYDRDNHLWRTPEEIENSNQKNKIIQNSVKKDIGNWLEFENDIEEEIYEENRERKNYKNKPFYALKTVTNSEYIIPKKLEKKVRFIFK, encoded by the coding sequence ATGTATTTAAAAGAATTAAAAATAAAAAACTGGCAATGTGTGGAAAATACTGAGGTAAAATTTGAAAATTTGATGCTTTTTATAGGACAGAGCAACAGTGGAAAATCAAGTATAATGTCAGCTATTATGTTCTTTTTAGGATATAGAAATTTTAGAGTTAGAGATTTAAGAAATGGAGCAACATTTTTATCTTTAGAAGGACGTTTTTATAATTATTTTAATAAAACTTTTAAACTAAATTCCATAGATATATCAAATAAAAATATATGGTTAAAGGTAGAAAAATCACTTGATGAAGAGATAAGATATTTTGTTTTATACAATAATATTTGGACAAAAATTACCAAGGAAGAGTATTGTTATATTGCAGAGTCAGTACCTATTTTATTTATTCCATCTTTTTCTGAAAAGGAGCAGACAGAGTTTTTTATATACTCCCTTCTAAAAATCTTGGAGAGTAAAAAGGTAAATCAACCAGAAGCACTAAATAGAATAATAGATACTTTTAATGAATTACAAAGTGAATATACAAGTAGAGGTCTATATAGAAACCTTATTTTTGAGATATTTTGTTCTTTAGCTCAATATTCTAAGAAAAATGAACATTCTATTTTAGAAAATACTCTTATTCTTTTTGAGGAACCAGAGTTATATTTACACCCTCAAAAGCAAAAGGAACTATTCTCAAATATATGTATTCTTACAAAATTAGGAAACCAGATATATGTATCTACTCATTCTAATAATTTTATAAATCTTCATATGTATAAATCTATATGTATAGTGAGAAAAGAGGAGAAGATAGGAACTAAGGCATTTCAATTTAAAGGATATCTATTTTCAGGAGATGAAATAAAAAATTTCAATATGAACTATTGGATAAATCCAGATAGAAGTGAAATTTTCTTTGCTAAGAAAGTGATATTAGTTGAGGGACAGACAGATAAAATAGTACTTGGATATCTTTCGAAGAGATTGGGAATATATAAATATGATTATTCTATATTAGAGTGTGGTAGTAAGAGTCTTATTCCTCAGTTTATAAAGTTACTAAATGTATTTAAAATTCCATATGTAGCTGTGTACGATAGAGATAACCATCTTTGGAGAACACCAGAAGAGATAGAAAATTCTAATCAGAAAAATAAGATAATACAAAATAGTGTAAAAAAAGATATAGGAAATTGGCTAGAGTTTGAAAACGATATAGAAGAGGAGATTTATGAGGAGAATAGAGAGAGAAAAAATTATAAAAATAAACCTTTCTATGCACTAAAAACAGTAACTAATTCAGAATATATTATACCTAAAAAACTTGAGAAAAAAGTTAGATTTATATTTAAATAA
- the gltX gene encoding glutamate--tRNA ligase, producing MEKKVRTRIAPSPTGDPHVGTAYIALFNLAFANSNNGEFILRIEDTDQNRYTEGSEQMIFDALHWLGLNYAEGPDVGGEYGPYRQSERFHLYGDYAKKLVEQGGAYYCFCTQDRLDKLRERQKAMGKAPGYDGHCRSLTPEEIQAKLDAGEPYVIRLKMPYEGETIIHDRLRGDIVFENNKIDDQVLLKADGFPTYHLANVVDDHLMGITHVIRAEEWIASTPKHIQLYKAFGWEQPEFIHMPLLRNADRTKISKRKNPVSLIWYKEEGYLKEGIVNFLGLMGYSFGENKEIFSLQEFVDNFNIDKVSLGGPVFDLVKLGWVNNHHMRMKDINELTDLAIPFFRQLGYVGEEVSEHEYRALVKIVEILRESAQTLKEIAKESAVYFEDTFELPVVTEDMNKKERKSVEKLNESILDPVGKESIKLFMKKLEAWEKEDFTIEEAKEMLHSTLEEIGEGPAKVYMPLRAVITGQARGADLYNVLFIIGKTRTLNRMKTMIEKYNVL from the coding sequence ATGGAAAAAAAAGTAAGAACAAGAATAGCTCCATCACCTACTGGAGACCCTCATGTTGGAACTGCTTATATAGCACTATTCAACTTAGCATTTGCTAATTCTAACAATGGAGAGTTTATCTTAAGAATAGAGGATACAGACCAAAATAGATATACTGAAGGTTCAGAGCAAATGATATTTGATGCTCTTCACTGGTTAGGATTAAACTATGCAGAAGGTCCAGATGTAGGAGGAGAGTATGGACCATATAGACAATCTGAGAGATTTCACCTATATGGAGACTATGCTAAAAAGCTTGTAGAGCAAGGAGGAGCTTACTATTGTTTCTGTACTCAAGATAGACTTGATAAATTAAGAGAGAGACAAAAAGCTATGGGAAAAGCTCCTGGATATGATGGACACTGTCGTTCATTAACTCCAGAAGAGATTCAAGCTAAATTAGATGCTGGAGAGCCATATGTAATAAGATTAAAAATGCCTTATGAAGGAGAAACAATTATCCACGATAGATTAAGAGGGGATATAGTATTTGAAAACAATAAAATAGATGACCAAGTATTATTAAAAGCTGATGGATTCCCTACTTACCATCTAGCAAACGTAGTAGATGACCACTTAATGGGAATAACTCACGTTATAAGAGCTGAGGAATGGATAGCTTCTACACCTAAACATATTCAATTATATAAAGCATTTGGATGGGAGCAACCAGAGTTTATCCATATGCCATTACTTAGAAATGCTGATAGAACAAAAATATCTAAGAGAAAAAATCCTGTGTCATTAATATGGTATAAAGAAGAGGGATACTTAAAAGAGGGAATAGTAAACTTCTTAGGATTAATGGGATACTCATTTGGAGAAAATAAAGAGATATTCTCATTACAAGAGTTTGTTGATAACTTCAACATAGATAAAGTTTCTCTAGGAGGACCAGTATTTGACCTTGTAAAACTTGGTTGGGTAAACAATCATCATATGAGAATGAAAGATATAAATGAGTTAACAGACTTAGCTATACCTTTCTTTAGACAATTAGGATATGTAGGAGAAGAGGTATCTGAGCATGAATATAGAGCTCTTGTTAAGATAGTAGAAATCTTAAGAGAATCAGCTCAAACATTAAAAGAGATAGCTAAAGAATCTGCAGTATACTTTGAAGATACATTTGAACTTCCAGTAGTAACTGAAGATATGAATAAAAAAGAGAGAAAAAGTGTAGAAAAACTTAATGAGTCTATACTTGACCCAGTTGGAAAAGAGTCTATAAAATTATTTATGAAAAAACTTGAAGCTTGGGAAAAAGAAGATTTCACTATCGAGGAAGCTAAAGAGATGTTACACTCTACTTTAGAAGAGATAGGAGAGGGACCAGCTAAGGTTTATATGCCACTTAGAGCTGTAATAACAGGACAAGCTAGAGGTGCTGACCTATACAACGTTCTATTTATAATTGGAAAAACAAGAACATTAAATAGAATGAAAACTATGATAGAAAAATATAATGTATTATAA